Proteins encoded together in one Chloroflexota bacterium window:
- the argB gene encoding acetylglutamate kinase, whose translation MALNVIKLGGNEIDSAEFLSAFVQAVAAAPEPPVLIHGGGKEITALGNRLGMVEKRIEGLRVTDADYLQVVEMMLGGVINKRLVRALNLAGANAIGLTGADLNLMRAEKLLNPHGDLGFVGHITTVNGEAIRMFTSRGIVPVVAPIGFGFDGQPYNINADHAALALAQGVNADALMFVTNVPGVKIDGAVVPHLSLADVEAQIASGQINGGMIPKARSAVEAVSAGVRSVVICDLDGLRRSGGGTIIS comes from the coding sequence ATGGCGCTCAATGTCATCAAGCTGGGCGGCAACGAGATCGACTCGGCGGAGTTCCTGTCGGCCTTCGTGCAGGCCGTCGCGGCCGCGCCGGAACCGCCGGTGCTGATCCATGGCGGCGGCAAAGAGATCACCGCGCTCGGCAACCGGCTCGGCATGGTTGAGAAGCGCATCGAGGGGCTGCGTGTCACCGACGCCGACTACCTGCAAGTCGTCGAAATGATGCTCGGCGGCGTGATCAACAAACGGTTGGTGCGCGCCCTGAACCTGGCCGGCGCGAACGCTATCGGCCTGACCGGAGCCGACCTCAATCTGATGCGCGCCGAGAAGCTGTTGAACCCGCACGGCGACCTCGGCTTCGTCGGGCACATCACGACGGTCAACGGCGAGGCGATCCGCATGTTCACGTCGCGCGGCATCGTACCGGTCGTCGCGCCGATCGGCTTCGGCTTCGACGGCCAGCCGTACAACATCAACGCCGATCACGCCGCGCTGGCGCTGGCGCAGGGCGTCAACGCTGATGCGCTCATGTTCGTCACCAATGTGCCGGGCGTCAAGATCGACGGCGCGGTCGTGCCGCACCTGTCGCTCGCCGACGTCGAAGCGCAGATCGCCTCGGGCCAGATCAACGGTGGCATGATTCCAAAGGCCCGCTCGGCTGTCGAGGCCGTCAGCGCCGGCGTCCGCAGCGTCGTGATCTGCGATCTCGACGGCCTGCGCCGTAGCGGCGGCGGAACCATCATCAGCTAG
- a CDS encoding N-acetyl-gamma-glutamyl-phosphate reductase, translating to MVKVGIFGASGYTGVELLKILRRHPQVEVVFGTSESSGGQKLADIYPTTDELELVATDAAPIDRIDLAFLCLPHMTAQEQAKKLLDAGVRVVDLSADFRLKDAAAYKQYYAHEHTMPELLPQAVYGQVETHRSQIKGAKLVAVPGCYPTSAILGVYPLAKAGLLSDAPIIIDAKSGVSGAGRKLALSSHFVEANENISPYNIGHSHRHVPEIEQEINAAAGTAKKIIFAPHLVPINQGMLSTIYVQPTKSMDTNELIGLYRHAYEAEPFVKVLGPGKLATMRYVIGNNQCVISLTGVNGTAIICSAIDNLIKGASGQAVQNMNVMCGFDETAGLI from the coding sequence ATGGTCAAAGTCGGCATCTTCGGCGCATCAGGTTACACGGGCGTAGAACTGCTCAAAATACTGCGCCGCCATCCGCAGGTGGAGGTCGTCTTCGGTACGTCGGAGTCATCCGGCGGGCAGAAGCTCGCGGATATCTACCCCACCACCGATGAACTGGAGCTCGTGGCCACCGATGCCGCGCCGATCGACCGGATCGACCTGGCCTTCCTGTGCCTGCCGCACATGACCGCGCAGGAGCAGGCGAAGAAGCTGCTCGACGCCGGCGTGCGCGTGGTGGACCTGAGCGCCGACTTCCGCCTGAAGGACGCCGCTGCCTACAAGCAGTACTATGCACACGAGCACACGATGCCGGAACTGCTGCCGCAGGCCGTGTACGGCCAGGTCGAGACGCATCGGTCGCAGATCAAGGGTGCGAAGCTGGTGGCCGTGCCGGGCTGCTACCCCACGTCGGCCATCCTCGGCGTCTACCCGCTGGCCAAAGCCGGGCTGCTCAGCGACGCGCCGATCATCATCGACGCCAAGTCGGGCGTGTCGGGCGCGGGCCGCAAGCTGGCGCTGTCGTCGCACTTCGTCGAGGCGAACGAGAATATCTCGCCGTACAACATCGGCCATTCGCACCGCCACGTACCGGAGATCGAGCAGGAGATCAACGCAGCGGCCGGGACGGCGAAGAAGATCATCTTCGCGCCGCACCTCGTGCCGATCAACCAGGGTATGCTCTCGACGATCTACGTCCAGCCGACCAAGTCGATGGACACCAACGAACTGATCGGGCTGTACCGCCATGCATACGAGGCCGAGCCGTTCGTGAAGGTGCTCGGCCCGGGCAAGCTGGCGACGATGCGCTATGTGATCGGCAACAACCAGTGCGTGATCTCGCTGACCGGCGTCAACGGCACGGCGATCATCTGCAGCGCGATCGACAACCTGATCAAGGGCGCCAGCGGCCAGGCCGTACAGAACATGAACGTCATGTGCGGCTTCGACGAGACAGCCGGACTGATCTAG
- a CDS encoding aldehyde dehydrogenase: MNDHALDRRWVVRTLLESRDGLLVVTGLGASTYDVAAAGDHPLNFYLWGAMGDAVMVAAGLALARPQQTVLVITGDGEMLMGIGGLATLAVQRPANLRIVVLDNERFGETGNQATHTAHGLDLVTVAQSMGISDVARATTKAEVGVLAERVRASGGPLFAVVKISDAPVPMVLPPRDGALLKHRFRQALLGPSVLMQ; this comes from the coding sequence ATGAACGACCACGCTCTCGACCGCCGCTGGGTGGTACGCACGCTACTGGAATCGCGCGATGGACTACTCGTCGTGACCGGCCTCGGCGCGTCCACCTATGATGTGGCCGCCGCCGGCGATCACCCACTCAACTTCTATCTCTGGGGCGCAATGGGCGACGCGGTCATGGTTGCCGCCGGCCTCGCGCTGGCGCGCCCGCAGCAGACGGTGCTCGTCATCACCGGCGACGGCGAAATGCTGATGGGCATCGGCGGCCTGGCGACGCTGGCCGTGCAGCGACCCGCCAACCTGCGTATCGTCGTGCTCGACAACGAGCGCTTCGGCGAGACCGGCAACCAAGCGACGCACACGGCCCACGGGCTCGACCTCGTCACCGTGGCGCAGTCGATGGGCATATCCGACGTGGCGCGCGCCACGACGAAAGCCGAGGTCGGCGTGCTCGCCGAGCGCGTCCGCGCAAGCGGCGGCCCGCTGTTTGCGGTCGTCAAGATCTCCGACGCCCCCGTGCCGATGGTTCTGCCGCCGCGCGACGGCGCCCTGCTCAAGCACCGCTTCCGCCAGGCCCTACTCGGCCCATCGGTGCTGATGCAATAG
- a CDS encoding beta-lactamase family protein: MSSDAIFRLASMTKPLTTIALLILVEEGHALLSDPVAKYLPQFRDMRVFAGTNSTGMTTTVPANRPITIHDLLTHTAGLGGYGSFYGQPVDDMFRASGIFERTTRMAVTLDEMAARTAAIPLASQPGARWRYSIASDIVGYLVQVISGVPFADYMDERIFQPLGMRDTGFFVPATSIDRFAICYIPDPAGDYVLADASFTNDYLQRDRTPNGGGGLVSTVPDYLRFAQMLLNGGELDGVRIVGRKTVELMTANHLPTSLLPILAGSFQWPGHGFGLGVCVRLGHESGTLGSAGMYGWDGAAGTRFRVDPVEDLIFIYVTQLLAPPDPIAAVYQNLVYQALIK, encoded by the coding sequence ATGAGCAGTGATGCCATCTTTCGGCTTGCGTCAATGACGAAACCACTTACGACCATAGCCCTGCTAATTCTCGTTGAAGAAGGTCATGCCCTGCTGTCTGATCCGGTGGCAAAATACTTGCCTCAGTTTCGCGACATGCGCGTCTTCGCAGGCACCAATTCTACCGGCATGACTACAACCGTGCCAGCGAACCGTCCGATTACGATTCACGACCTTCTGACGCACACGGCAGGGTTGGGTGGATACGGCAGTTTTTACGGGCAGCCAGTTGACGACATGTTTCGCGCATCGGGAATCTTTGAGCGAACAACACGGATGGCAGTCACATTGGACGAGATGGCAGCGCGCACAGCGGCAATACCACTGGCAAGTCAGCCCGGCGCGCGTTGGCGATACAGCATTGCCAGCGACATTGTCGGCTACCTCGTGCAGGTCATTTCGGGGGTGCCTTTCGCCGACTATATGGACGAACGGATTTTCCAACCACTGGGCATGAGAGACACCGGCTTTTTCGTGCCAGCTACCAGCATCGATCGCTTTGCCATATGTTACATACCAGACCCTGCAGGCGATTACGTGCTGGCCGACGCGTCATTCACGAATGACTACCTGCAACGCGACCGCACGCCCAATGGTGGCGGTGGGTTAGTGTCAACCGTGCCCGACTACCTGCGTTTCGCGCAAATGCTACTCAACGGAGGCGAACTTGACGGTGTGCGGATTGTCGGTCGCAAAACAGTTGAGTTAATGACGGCCAATCACCTGCCCACGTCACTACTTCCGATACTCGCCGGGTCATTCCAGTGGCCTGGCCACGGCTTCGGGTTGGGCGTTTGCGTGCGCCTTGGACATGAGTCTGGAACTCTCGGCTCTGCGGGTATGTACGGATGGGATGGCGCAGCGGGCACACGCTTTCGAGTGGATCCTGTTGAGGACTTGATCTTCATTTATGTCACGCAACTATTGGCGCCTCCTGATCCAATCGCTGCGGTCTATCAGAATCTGGTGTATCAGGCGCTAATCAAATAA
- a CDS encoding CoA transferase: MNPSPSPYSNIRVLEMTEALAGPYCAMLLGDLGADVIKVERPVIGDQSRQWGPPFIEGESAYFLSANRNKRSVALDVKDPFDLELFYKMIRQSDVFITNVPRIESLRRMKMDPDTLRAMNPRLIYVAISGYGHTGPKATRGGYDIIAQGEAGLMAITGGPSDGPIRFPTPLADITAGLYALIGIQSALFARAHSGQGQYIDISLVESQVTWLTNVGGSYFVTGQRPRKVGNQHPTITPYQPFHTKDRMMIVAAGTEPLWKRFCKVLGVEETLMNDPRFATNPQRNINRDQLIPLLEAILATRTADEWVSALVASDIPAGPINFPDETLQDEHLKARGMIVELEHPLVGLVRSIGCPVHLSDTPPTYRRYPPLLGEHNREIMQWLGYAPGEIAARMAR; encoded by the coding sequence ATGAATCCATCACCATCTCCGTACTCGAACATCCGCGTCCTCGAAATGACCGAGGCGCTCGCCGGCCCCTACTGCGCCATGCTGCTCGGCGACCTCGGCGCCGACGTGATCAAGGTCGAGCGCCCGGTCATCGGCGACCAGTCGCGTCAATGGGGCCCGCCGTTCATCGAAGGCGAGAGCGCGTACTTCCTCTCGGCCAACCGCAACAAGCGGAGCGTCGCGCTTGATGTCAAGGACCCGTTCGATCTCGAACTGTTCTACAAGATGATCCGGCAGTCCGACGTCTTCATCACCAACGTGCCGCGCATTGAATCGCTGCGCCGCATGAAGATGGACCCCGACACCCTGCGCGCCATGAACCCGCGCCTGATCTACGTCGCCATCAGCGGCTACGGGCACACCGGGCCGAAGGCGACGCGCGGCGGCTACGACATCATCGCGCAGGGCGAAGCGGGACTGATGGCGATCACCGGCGGCCCGTCCGACGGCCCGATCCGCTTCCCGACCCCGCTGGCCGACATCACCGCCGGCCTGTACGCCTTGATCGGCATCCAGAGTGCGCTGTTCGCGCGCGCGCACTCCGGCCAGGGCCAGTATATCGACATCTCACTTGTCGAGTCGCAGGTCACCTGGCTGACCAACGTCGGCGGCTCGTATTTTGTCACCGGCCAGCGCCCGCGCAAGGTCGGCAACCAGCACCCGACCATCACGCCGTACCAGCCGTTCCACACCAAAGACCGCATGATGATCGTCGCGGCCGGCACCGAACCGCTCTGGAAACGCTTCTGCAAGGTGCTCGGCGTCGAAGAGACACTGATGAACGACCCACGCTTCGCGACCAACCCGCAGCGCAACATCAACCGCGACCAGTTGATCCCGCTGCTCGAGGCGATCCTGGCCACGCGCACTGCCGACGAGTGGGTCAGCGCGCTCGTTGCATCCGATATCCCGGCCGGGCCGATCAACTTCCCGGACGAAACCCTGCAGGACGAGCACCTGAAGGCGCGCGGCATGATCGTCGAACTGGAGCACCCGCTCGTCGGGCTCGTCCGCTCGATCGGCTGCCCGGTGCATCTGAGCGACACGCCGCCGACCTACCGCCGCTATCCGCCGCTGCTCGGCGAGCACAATCGCGAGATCATGCAGTGGCTCGGCTACGCGCCGGGCGAGATCGCCGCGCGTATGGCCCGCTAA
- a CDS encoding N-acetyltransferase — protein sequence MHGLPILPTIKSDALKREGNIAPAGAIPVLRAAHLKDVESITALINHYAALGEMLPRKEESVRQHIQQFIVAEANHKVVACGALHHWDARSAEIRSLAVAEQYAGQGLGTQIVKELDEHGAQMGYEYAFALTLKVRFFEKLGYAVVSKSVLPQKIWGDCIICPFLYNCRETAVYKPYRAA from the coding sequence ATGCACGGCCTACCGATTCTGCCCACCATCAAGTCGGACGCCTTGAAACGCGAAGGGAACATCGCGCCTGCCGGCGCAATTCCGGTGCTGCGCGCCGCGCATCTCAAGGACGTCGAGTCGATCACTGCGCTGATCAACCACTACGCCGCGCTCGGCGAGATGCTGCCGCGCAAGGAAGAATCGGTTCGCCAGCACATCCAGCAGTTCATCGTGGCCGAGGCCAACCACAAAGTCGTCGCCTGCGGTGCGCTCCACCACTGGGACGCGCGCAGCGCCGAGATTCGCTCGCTGGCCGTTGCCGAGCAGTATGCCGGGCAAGGGCTGGGCACGCAGATCGTCAAGGAGCTCGACGAGCACGGCGCGCAGATGGGCTATGAATACGCCTTCGCGCTGACGCTGAAGGTGCGCTTCTTCGAGAAGCTTGGCTACGCGGTGGTGTCAAAATCCGTGCTGCCCCAGAAGATCTGGGGCGACTGCATTATCTGTCCGTTTCTGTATAACTGCCGCGAGACGGCCGTTTACAAGCCGTACCGCGCGGCGTAG
- a CDS encoding aspartate aminotransferase family protein, translated as MSNAQQLMADEKQYVLQTYKRPPFVLDHGEGVYLYDTEGKQYLDFCAGIAVNALGYGDKDVLATADGQAHKLVHTSNLYYTAPMIRLAKKLVERSFADKVFFCNSGTEANEGAMKFARKWARKNFGEGKTEFIAFAHSFHGRTFGALSLTAKEKYRAPFEPLIPGVTFLELNDIAALERAMSAKTCAVILEPIQGEGGIYPAQVEFLQAVRALCDKHHAALIFDEVQCGMGRTGKLWAYEWAGVAPDIMTLAKPLGGGLPIGAILMTDKIGSTIEPGDHGSTFAANATVCAVAEVVFDKISDAKMLQHVNQVGTYLGEKLDALKAEFPTLVKDVRGRGLMWGIDLTLDTNKAVSKGYDKGLILVTAGENTLRLVPPLVIENKHVDEFADKLVAILTEMSQESA; from the coding sequence ATGTCGAATGCACAGCAACTGATGGCCGATGAGAAGCAGTACGTCCTGCAAACCTACAAGCGCCCGCCGTTCGTGCTCGACCACGGCGAAGGCGTCTACCTTTACGACACCGAGGGCAAGCAGTACCTCGACTTCTGCGCGGGCATCGCCGTCAACGCGCTTGGCTACGGCGACAAGGACGTGCTGGCCACGGCCGACGGGCAGGCGCACAAGCTGGTGCACACGTCCAACCTGTACTACACGGCGCCGATGATCCGCCTGGCGAAGAAGCTGGTCGAGCGCTCGTTTGCCGACAAGGTCTTCTTTTGCAACTCCGGCACCGAAGCCAATGAGGGCGCGATGAAGTTCGCGCGCAAGTGGGCGCGCAAGAACTTCGGCGAGGGCAAGACCGAGTTCATCGCCTTCGCCCATTCGTTCCACGGGCGGACGTTCGGCGCATTGTCGCTGACCGCCAAGGAGAAGTACCGCGCGCCGTTCGAGCCGCTCATCCCCGGCGTGACGTTCCTTGAACTGAACGACATCGCCGCGCTGGAGCGCGCCATGAGCGCCAAGACGTGCGCCGTGATCCTCGAACCGATTCAGGGCGAAGGCGGTATCTACCCCGCACAGGTCGAGTTCCTGCAGGCCGTGCGCGCCCTGTGCGATAAGCACCATGCCGCGCTGATCTTTGACGAGGTGCAGTGCGGGATGGGCCGCACGGGCAAGCTGTGGGCCTACGAGTGGGCCGGCGTCGCGCCCGACATCATGACGCTGGCGAAGCCGCTGGGCGGCGGCCTGCCAATCGGCGCCATCCTGATGACCGACAAGATCGGATCCACGATCGAGCCGGGCGACCACGGCAGCACCTTCGCGGCGAACGCTACCGTCTGCGCCGTCGCCGAGGTCGTCTTCGACAAGATCAGCGACGCCAAGATGCTCCAGCACGTCAACCAGGTCGGCACCTATCTGGGCGAAAAACTGGATGCGCTCAAGGCCGAGTTCCCGACGCTGGTCAAGGACGTGCGCGGGCGCGGGCTGATGTGGGGCATCGACCTGACGCTGGACACCAACAAGGCGGTCAGCAAGGGCTACGATAAGGGACTGATTCTCGTCACCGCCGGCGAAAACACGCTGCGTCTCGTGCCGCCGCTCGTGATCGAGAACAAGCATGTGGACGAGTTCGCCGACAAGCTAGTGGCGATCCTGACCGAGATGAGCCAGGAGAGCGCGTAG
- the argJ gene encoding bifunctional glutamate N-acetyltransferase/amino-acid acetyltransferase ArgJ: protein MEIVSNGTITSPKGFRACGITAGIKASGKPDMAMIVSDSPCAAGAVFTQNRVQAAPVQISRKHIETHGDRMQAIVINAGNANAVTGRQGLDNATGMAASASSELDIEAGQAAVMSTGVIGQQLPMEKVTAGIKLAIKALSYDGGHDAARAIMTTDTQPKEVAVTISGVTIGGICKGAAMIHPNMATMLCIIATDAQIDRAALQAALSAAVKVSFNRISVDGDTSTNDTVIALANGLSGIAPDADEFQSALTYVCTELAKKIVRDAEGASKFITLTVRGAASEAEAHQVAATVATSPLVKTAIYGRDANWGRVLAAAGRSGVAIEPSRVNLRFGPLAVLHAGTPLPFKEDEAIKILSDHDIEIDLDLGMGDASVTMWTCDLTHEYVSLNADYRT from the coding sequence ATGGAGATTGTTTCAAACGGCACGATCACCTCGCCCAAAGGCTTCCGCGCCTGCGGCATCACGGCGGGCATCAAAGCGTCCGGCAAGCCGGACATGGCGATGATCGTCAGCGATAGCCCGTGTGCGGCCGGCGCGGTGTTCACGCAGAACCGCGTGCAGGCGGCGCCCGTGCAGATCAGCCGCAAGCACATCGAGACGCACGGCGACCGCATGCAGGCGATTGTCATCAACGCGGGCAACGCCAACGCGGTCACCGGGCGGCAGGGACTGGACAACGCGACGGGCATGGCCGCCTCGGCCAGCAGCGAGCTCGACATCGAGGCCGGGCAGGCCGCCGTGATGTCGACCGGCGTCATCGGCCAGCAACTGCCGATGGAGAAGGTCACGGCCGGCATCAAGCTCGCGATCAAGGCGCTGTCCTATGACGGCGGCCACGACGCGGCGCGCGCGATCATGACGACCGATACCCAGCCCAAGGAAGTCGCCGTCACAATCAGCGGCGTGACGATCGGCGGTATCTGCAAAGGCGCCGCGATGATCCACCCCAATATGGCGACGATGCTCTGCATCATCGCGACCGACGCGCAGATCGATCGCGCCGCCCTGCAGGCCGCGCTGTCGGCGGCGGTCAAGGTCTCCTTCAACCGCATCAGCGTGGACGGCGACACCAGCACCAACGACACGGTCATCGCGCTGGCCAACGGGTTGAGCGGCATCGCGCCGGACGCGGACGAGTTTCAATCGGCGCTGACCTACGTCTGCACCGAGCTGGCAAAGAAGATCGTGCGTGATGCCGAAGGCGCATCAAAGTTCATCACGCTGACCGTGCGCGGCGCAGCCAGCGAGGCCGAGGCGCACCAGGTCGCGGCGACGGTCGCCACCTCGCCGCTGGTGAAGACGGCGATCTACGGCCGCGATGCCAACTGGGGCCGCGTGCTGGCGGCCGCCGGGCGCAGCGGCGTGGCGATCGAGCCGTCGCGCGTGAACCTGCGCTTCGGTCCGCTGGCGGTGCTTCACGCCGGCACGCCCCTGCCCTTCAAGGAAGACGAGGCGATCAAGATCCTGAGCGATCACGACATCGAGATCGACCTCGACCTCGGTATGGGCGACGCCAGCGTGACCATGTGGACGTGCGACCTGACGCACGAGTATGTATCGCTGAACGCCGATTACCGGACGTAA
- a CDS encoding phosphonopyruvate decarboxylase, whose translation MTTPNPIDWPVAIFNALRDYDVRQVYHVPDAGHAQLITLCEAEPSMRTIVLTAEHEGIALACGAWLGGVRSALLMQSSGVGQCVNALAMVAACGFPLFTIVTMRGEWGEFNPWQVPMGRATQPVLESMGLTVHRVNDASQAAPTVAAGLKLAYQSSLAVAVLLGQQMIGAKTFGK comes from the coding sequence ATGACTACGCCCAATCCTATCGACTGGCCGGTCGCCATCTTCAACGCCCTGCGCGACTATGATGTGCGGCAGGTCTACCACGTTCCCGACGCCGGTCACGCGCAGTTGATCACGCTGTGCGAGGCCGAACCGTCGATGCGCACAATCGTGCTGACCGCCGAGCACGAAGGCATCGCCCTCGCCTGCGGCGCGTGGCTCGGCGGCGTGCGCAGCGCGCTCTTGATGCAGTCGAGCGGCGTCGGCCAGTGCGTCAACGCGCTGGCGATGGTCGCCGCCTGCGGCTTCCCCCTTTTCACGATCGTCACGATGCGCGGCGAGTGGGGCGAGTTTAACCCGTGGCAGGTGCCGATGGGCCGCGCCACCCAGCCGGTGCTGGAAAGCATGGGCCTGACGGTGCACCGCGTCAACGATGCTTCGCAGGCCGCGCCTACCGTGGCCGCCGGCCTCAAACTGGCCTACCAGAGCTCGCTGGCCGTCGCCGTCCTGCTTGGCCAGCAGATGATCGGGGCCAAGACTTTCGGAAAATGA
- a CDS encoding VCBS repeat-containing protein: MTFRDALTWIVRSVALLCLVGLSSMVVQAVPSSAPSTLGAPVLKWQKGGCQTTWCRTGWYASPAVADLDSDGHPDVIWTDYRVVAVNGADGSDKWVVANPGGGRGWPGVAVADLDGDGHLDVVTAHSGGWIGVLKANGAALTGWPVQVAPGSELRSLAVGAVDGGGPLQVLVCATRSSNQWFLLNADGTTRAGWPLQVSSSTVGYAAGCYNENVGLADLNGDGKLEMIGPSDVHYVTAYKPDGTTLRANSVFGTVGGQNKPWGLVGFNYYASVEISPGYANCSPGPPLQPRPNFADSAPSFADMDGDGTTEILIVGNQHDCRTSPYTDLYQTPYILKADRTRWSNGTYDWTTLPAPDGSAAPLSENYNVIENSVPNPVAADLDGDGRKEFLYSSYDGRMHAYWLDRTEHGSWPYAVTRPSDGFIRFASEPIVADLDNNGHAEVIFTTWTQKDSNAAGQLIILNYDGTLFYAVDLPRSAQAYDGALGAPTLAHLDIGADYQVVVGTINTGLVAYTLPGSSNARILWGTGRGSVLRQGRAICGIPVAAPVVIPTPVGPARIYLPLIAAGC, translated from the coding sequence ATGACCTTCCGAGACGCGTTGACGTGGATTGTCCGCTCTGTGGCGTTGCTGTGCCTGGTCGGCCTCAGCAGTATGGTTGTCCAGGCCGTACCATCGTCCGCACCGTCTACACTTGGCGCGCCGGTGCTGAAGTGGCAGAAGGGCGGGTGCCAGACCACCTGGTGCCGCACCGGCTGGTACGCCTCCCCGGCCGTTGCTGACCTGGATAGCGACGGCCACCCGGACGTGATCTGGACGGACTACCGCGTGGTTGCGGTGAACGGCGCCGACGGCAGCGACAAGTGGGTGGTGGCGAATCCAGGTGGCGGGCGCGGTTGGCCTGGTGTGGCCGTGGCCGATCTCGACGGCGACGGGCACCTCGATGTGGTGACGGCTCATTCGGGCGGCTGGATCGGCGTGCTCAAGGCGAACGGCGCTGCGCTGACCGGTTGGCCCGTTCAGGTAGCCCCCGGCAGCGAACTGCGCAGCCTCGCAGTCGGCGCGGTCGACGGCGGCGGTCCACTCCAGGTGCTGGTCTGCGCAACGCGCTCGAGCAATCAGTGGTTTCTGCTCAACGCGGACGGCACCACCCGCGCAGGCTGGCCGCTGCAAGTCAGTTCGTCCACGGTTGGCTACGCGGCCGGCTGCTACAACGAGAATGTTGGGCTTGCGGATCTGAATGGCGATGGCAAGTTGGAGATGATCGGCCCAAGCGATGTGCATTACGTTACGGCGTACAAGCCAGACGGGACGACACTGCGCGCCAATAGCGTTTTCGGCACGGTCGGCGGTCAGAATAAGCCGTGGGGATTGGTCGGCTTCAACTACTACGCGTCGGTCGAGATTTCGCCCGGCTACGCCAATTGCAGTCCCGGGCCGCCGTTACAGCCGCGGCCGAACTTCGCCGACAGCGCGCCATCGTTCGCGGATATGGATGGCGATGGCACCACGGAGATCTTGATCGTCGGCAACCAGCACGACTGCCGCACCAGCCCGTATACCGACTTGTACCAGACGCCATACATCCTGAAGGCCGACCGCACGCGCTGGTCGAACGGCACCTACGACTGGACCACCTTGCCGGCGCCCGATGGCAGCGCGGCGCCGTTGAGCGAAAACTACAACGTGATCGAGAACTCGGTGCCGAACCCGGTCGCAGCCGATCTCGACGGCGACGGCCGCAAGGAGTTCCTGTACTCGTCGTACGACGGCCGCATGCACGCCTACTGGCTCGATCGCACGGAACACGGAAGTTGGCCGTATGCGGTCACCCGACCAAGTGATGGCTTCATCCGCTTTGCATCCGAGCCGATCGTTGCCGATCTCGATAACAACGGGCATGCGGAGGTCATCTTCACGACGTGGACGCAGAAAGACAGCAACGCCGCGGGCCAGTTGATAATTCTGAACTACGACGGCACCTTGTTCTATGCAGTCGACCTGCCGCGCAGCGCGCAAGCGTACGATGGGGCGCTCGGCGCGCCGACGCTGGCGCACCTCGATATTGGTGCGGACTACCAGGTGGTCGTTGGAACGATTAACACGGGACTGGTCGCGTACACCCTGCCCGGCTCGTCCAATGCGCGCATCCTGTGGGGTACTGGACGCGGCTCGGTCCTGCGCCAGGGGCGCGCCATTTGCGGTATTCCGGTGGCAGCCCCTGTGGTGATCCCAACGCCGGTCGGACCGGCGCGCATCTACCTGCCGCTTATCGCCGCCGGCTGCTAG